A genomic region of Serinus canaria isolate serCan28SL12 chromosome 1A, serCan2020, whole genome shotgun sequence contains the following coding sequences:
- the KRR1 gene encoding KRR1 small subunit processome component homolog isoform X1, which yields MSGSQTERTWELRAPHYPGIFVLVSSRRLRPGGPTQSAGEVPRGAVPPLPVHANMAAVPEEQAGPEPGPKHREKQKNKNKKKAAPAVDESELLTVPDGWKEPAFTREDNPKGLLEESSFATLFPKYREAYLKECWPLVQKALGEHYVNAALDLIEGSMTVTTTKKTFDPYAIIRARDLIKLLARSVPFEQAVRILQDDVACDIIKIGSLVRKRETFIKRRARLLGPKGSTLKALELLTNCYIMVQGNTVSALGPFSGLKEVRKVVLDTMKNIHPIYNIKTLMIKRELAKDPELRTQSWERFLPKFKRKNLKKRKEPKKKNTKKEYTPFPPPQPESQIDKELASGEYFLKERQKKRKRMEEIKAKQADAVKRRQEERNKAFIPPKEKPAVKTKKASTEKIDIEAIKEKVKNAKKKKLGALPEEEVKLKMAADEKKKKKKK from the exons ATGTCAGGCTCGCAGACAGAAAGGACCTGGGAA TTACGAGCACCGCACTACCCGGGTATTTTCGTGCTCGTTTCGAGCCGCAGGCTCCGGCCGGGCGGTCCCACACAAAGCGCGGGGGAAGTTCCGCGCGGAGCGGTCCCGCCCCTTCCGGTGCACGCGAACATGGCGGCCGTTCCCGAGGAGCAGGCCGGGCCCGAGCCGGGCCCgaagcacagagaaaagcagaagaacaagaacaagaagaaagCGGCGCCAG caGTTGATGAATCTGAACTTCTCACTGTGCCAGATGGATGGAAAGAGCCAGCCTTTACAAGAGAGGATAATCCCAaagggctgctggaggaaagCAGTTTTGCAACATTGTTCCCAAAGTATAGAGAAGCATACTTGAAAGAGTGCTGGCCACTTGTCCAGAAAGCCTTGGGGGAACAT TATGTGAACGCAGCACTGGATCTAATTGAGGGAAGCATGACTGTCACTACTACTAAGAAGACTTTTGATCCGTATGCAATCATTAGGGCTAGAGACTTAATAAAACTTCTGGCAAGAAGCGTTCCATTTGAGCAG GCAGTTCGTATCCTTCAGGATGATGTTGCGTGTGACATCATTAAGATAGGCTCTCTGGTGAGGAAGAGAGAGACCTTTATAAAAAGAAGAGCACGTCTTCTTGGGCCAAAAGGATCTACTCTGAAG gCCCTGGAACTGTTAACAAACTGTTATATTATGGTGCAAGGCAACACTGTTTCAGCTCTAGGACCCTTTAGTGGGCTAAAAGAG GTTAGAAAAGTTGTTCTGGACACAATGAAGAATATACATCCCATATATAACATCAAG ACTTTGATGATCAAAAGGGAATTAGCAAAAGATCCTGAACTGAGGACACAAAGTTGGGAAAGATTTTTGCCTAAATTCAAGCGGAAGAACTTGAAAAAACGCAAGGAGCcgaagaagaaaaatactaagAAGGAGTACACACCGTTCCCACCTCCACAACCAGAAAGCCAG ATTGATAAAGAATTGGCAAGTGGTGAATACTTCttgaaagaaagacagaagaaacGCAAGCGAATGGAAGAGATAAAG GCAAAGCAAGCAGATGCAGTCAagagaagacaagaagaaagaaataaagcttttatcCCACCAAAGGAAAAGCcagctgtgaaaacaaagaaag CCTCCACTGAGAAGATTGATATTGAAGCGatcaaagaaaaagtaaagaatgcaaagaagaagaaattaggAGCACTCCCTGAGGAAGAAGTAAAGTTAAAAATGGcagcagatgaaaagaaaaaaaagaaaaagaagtaa
- the KRR1 gene encoding KRR1 small subunit processome component homolog isoform X2 — translation MSGSQTERTWELRAPHYPGIFVLVSSRRLRPGGPTQSAGEVPRGAVPPLPVHANMAAVPEEQAGPEPGPKHREKQKNKNKKKAAPVDESELLTVPDGWKEPAFTREDNPKGLLEESSFATLFPKYREAYLKECWPLVQKALGEHYVNAALDLIEGSMTVTTTKKTFDPYAIIRARDLIKLLARSVPFEQAVRILQDDVACDIIKIGSLVRKRETFIKRRARLLGPKGSTLKALELLTNCYIMVQGNTVSALGPFSGLKEVRKVVLDTMKNIHPIYNIKTLMIKRELAKDPELRTQSWERFLPKFKRKNLKKRKEPKKKNTKKEYTPFPPPQPESQIDKELASGEYFLKERQKKRKRMEEIKAKQADAVKRRQEERNKAFIPPKEKPAVKTKKASTEKIDIEAIKEKVKNAKKKKLGALPEEEVKLKMAADEKKKKKKK, via the exons ATGTCAGGCTCGCAGACAGAAAGGACCTGGGAA TTACGAGCACCGCACTACCCGGGTATTTTCGTGCTCGTTTCGAGCCGCAGGCTCCGGCCGGGCGGTCCCACACAAAGCGCGGGGGAAGTTCCGCGCGGAGCGGTCCCGCCCCTTCCGGTGCACGCGAACATGGCGGCCGTTCCCGAGGAGCAGGCCGGGCCCGAGCCGGGCCCgaagcacagagaaaagcagaagaacaagaacaagaagaaagCGGCGCCAG TTGATGAATCTGAACTTCTCACTGTGCCAGATGGATGGAAAGAGCCAGCCTTTACAAGAGAGGATAATCCCAaagggctgctggaggaaagCAGTTTTGCAACATTGTTCCCAAAGTATAGAGAAGCATACTTGAAAGAGTGCTGGCCACTTGTCCAGAAAGCCTTGGGGGAACAT TATGTGAACGCAGCACTGGATCTAATTGAGGGAAGCATGACTGTCACTACTACTAAGAAGACTTTTGATCCGTATGCAATCATTAGGGCTAGAGACTTAATAAAACTTCTGGCAAGAAGCGTTCCATTTGAGCAG GCAGTTCGTATCCTTCAGGATGATGTTGCGTGTGACATCATTAAGATAGGCTCTCTGGTGAGGAAGAGAGAGACCTTTATAAAAAGAAGAGCACGTCTTCTTGGGCCAAAAGGATCTACTCTGAAG gCCCTGGAACTGTTAACAAACTGTTATATTATGGTGCAAGGCAACACTGTTTCAGCTCTAGGACCCTTTAGTGGGCTAAAAGAG GTTAGAAAAGTTGTTCTGGACACAATGAAGAATATACATCCCATATATAACATCAAG ACTTTGATGATCAAAAGGGAATTAGCAAAAGATCCTGAACTGAGGACACAAAGTTGGGAAAGATTTTTGCCTAAATTCAAGCGGAAGAACTTGAAAAAACGCAAGGAGCcgaagaagaaaaatactaagAAGGAGTACACACCGTTCCCACCTCCACAACCAGAAAGCCAG ATTGATAAAGAATTGGCAAGTGGTGAATACTTCttgaaagaaagacagaagaaacGCAAGCGAATGGAAGAGATAAAG GCAAAGCAAGCAGATGCAGTCAagagaagacaagaagaaagaaataaagcttttatcCCACCAAAGGAAAAGCcagctgtgaaaacaaagaaag CCTCCACTGAGAAGATTGATATTGAAGCGatcaaagaaaaagtaaagaatgcaaagaagaagaaattaggAGCACTCCCTGAGGAAGAAGTAAAGTTAAAAATGGcagcagatgaaaagaaaaaaaagaaaaagaagtaa